From one Ctenopharyngodon idella isolate HZGC_01 chromosome 15, HZGC01, whole genome shotgun sequence genomic stretch:
- the clca1 gene encoding calcium-activated chloride channel regulator 1 has protein sequence MDSRTVFVLLWMLLLSTSTGIKLDGNGYVDITIAISSNVPQNNTLIDKIKDMFTEGSNYLHQALNKKVYFKEATILVPPNWNGKEFDKARTESYEKAKIRIDKAQSDEPYAHQYDECGKEAQYIHLTPNYLLNDSVIQLYGPRGKVLVHEWAHLRWGVYDEYSETKPFYHANGRVVATRCSNFIDGLLYNVNADGSLQLCHIDPQTFLPTEGCKFFPNKNQYTDSSIMFMPSLDSVSTFCQANQHNYEAPNLQNEKCGNKPTWNVIFEDSVDKDTLRSLNPISSSPPAPTFKVVQRGQRVICLILDVSGSMATGSRILRQRQAATHLLQIIIEDQASVGIVSFSDDAKTLSPLTTIDESTREKLVNLLPDFAGGYTYVCKGLDLGLQVLSTDNEDVLGDEIIFLTDGMATDKIDVCSQKAINSGAIIHTIAFSDSADKLLEEMAEQTGGIYFSSNDQLTSNQLMDAFGSLTLSTGDYTKDPVQLESVGEITSDWFNGTVSVDQTVGNKTSFVIIYQQSVPIISIQSPSGSTYSETEMSHDIVLKTVTLNVPGTAEPGDWKYSIQTTTLQALTITVTSHAARADVPPIIVKTRMNQQFSDGTKPMIVFAEVSQNYRPVIKAEVWAYLESQSGSAQELQLLDNGAGADAFQNDGIYSRYFTKLENGRISLKVRVKNQDGQARLSLPKKTGAPYVPGYVVNGVVELNPPKPPVSEETLEVGSFTRTAIGESFEVAFTGTTPPNFPPNRITDLSAEIQEDSVLLSWTAPGEDLDQGTAKSYEIRWSYDLQMLRESFSNGHAVNTAAVSPQEAGSVEQHSFNLSFTIQNGTTLFFAVQSEDEQNAISETSNIAQVSKILPDPKPPAISNPGLNLTVLVISLCVVTIVICFVVAVITWAVKRRKRLG, from the exons ATGGACTCAAGAACGGTGTTTGTCTTATTATGGATGTTGCTGTTGTCCACCTCCACTGGAATCAAACTAGATGGAAATGGTTATGTTGACATTACCATTGCAATCAGTTCAAACGTACCACAGAATAACACGCTCATTGATAAAATCAAG GACATGTTCACTGAAGGGTCAAATTATCTTCATCAAGCATTGAATAAAAAGGTCTATTTCAAAGAAGCAACTATACTCGTTCCACCCAACTGGAATGGTAAGGAATTTGACAAAGCAAGAACAGAGTCCTATGAAAAG GCCAAAATAAGAATCGATAAAGCTCAGTCAGATGAGCCATACGCTCATCAGTATGATGAATGTGGAAAGGAGGCTCAGTACATTCATTTAACCCCAAACTATCTCCTAAATGACTCTGTCATTCAGCTTTACGGACCAAGAG GAAAGGTCTTGGTTCATGAATGGGCTCATCTGAGATGGGGCGTGTATGATGAATACAGTGAAACAAAGCCATTCTACCACGCTAATGGCCGCGTTGTAGCTACAAG GTGTAGCAATTTCATTGATGGGctgctttataatgttaatgcTGATGGATCTCTTCAACTGTGCCACATTGATCCACAAACTTTTCTACCTACCGAAGGCTGCAAGTTTTTTCCAAACAAAAACCAATACACAGACAGCTCCATAATGTTCATGCCAAGTCTGGATTCT gtgAGCACATTTTGTCAAGCAAACCAACACAATTATGAAGCCCCAAACCtgcaaaatgaaaaatgtgGCAACAAGCCGACATGGAATGTAATATTTGAGGATTCTGTGGATAAAGACACACTTCGTTCTCTAAATCCAATATCATCCTCTCCACCAGCACCAACTTTCAAAGTTGTGCAGCGAGGGCAACGGGTTATTTGTCTCATCCTTGATGTCTCAGGAAGCATGGCAACA GGCTCCAGAATCCTTCGACAGCGGCAGGCTGCCACACATTTACTGCAGATCATCATTGAGGATCAAGCCAGTGTTGGAATTGTAAGCTTTAGTGATGATGCTAAAACTCTGAGCCCCTTGACTACTATTGATGAGTCCACACGAGAGAAACTCGTCAATTTGCTGCCAGACTTTGCAGGTGGATACACATACGTGTGTAAAGGCCTCGATCTAGGCTTACAG gtactttcaacagacaATGAGGATGTATTAGGAGATGAAATCATTTTTCTGACAGATGGTATGGCGACAGACAAGATTGATGTTTGTAGTCAGAAGGCCATAAACAGTGGTGCCATTATACACACAATAGCTTTCAGTGACAGTGCAGATAAATTACTGGAGGAAATGGCGGAACAAACtg GGGGGATTTACTTCTCATCCAATGATCAGCTCACCTCCAACCAGTTAATGGATGCATTTGGTTCACTTACATTATCAACTGGAGATTACACAAAAGACCCAGTTCAG CTAGAAAGTGTTGGAGAAATAACATCAGACTGGTTCAATGGGACAGTATCAGTGGATCAGACTGTTGGTAACAAAACCAGCTTTGTAATAATCTATCAACAAAGTGTTCCTATCATTTCCATCCAGTCACCAAGTGGCTCAACCTACAGTGAAACAGAAATGAGTCATGATATAGTGCTGAAAACAGTCACCTTGAATGTTCCAGGAACTGCAGAG CCTGGGGACTGGAAATACAGTATCCAAACTACAACACTTCAGGCTCTGACTATAACAGTAACGAGTCACGCGGCGCGTGCTGATGTTCCCCCTATCATAGTCAAAACCCGCATGAACCAGCAGTTCAGTGACGGCACTAAACCCATGATAGTGTTTGCTGAGGTCAGTCAGAATTACAGGCCTGTAATAAAGGCTGAAGTGTGGGCTTACCTGGAGTCCCAATCTGGGTCCGCACAAGAATTACAACTCCTGGACAATGGAGCAG GAGCTGATGCTTTTCAAAATGATGGCATCTATTCCAGATATTTCACAAAGCTTGAAAATGGCAGAATAAGCTTGAAAGTAAGAGTGAAGAATCAAGATGGACAAGCCAGATTGTCACTCCCCAAAAAGACTGGCGCCCCATACGTACCTGGATACGTGGTAAACG GTGTGGTGGAGCTGAACCCTCCAAAGCCTCCAGTTTCCGAGGAAACACTTGAGGTTGGAAGCTTCACCAGGACAGCCATCGGTGAGAGTTTTGAGGTGGCTTTTACAGGCACGACCCCACCAAATTTCCCTCCTAACAGAATCACAGATCTGAGTGCTGAGATCCAGGAAGACTCTGTGCTTCTCAGCTGGACGGCTCCTGGTGAGGACCTCGACCAAGGGACAG CTAAATCCTATGAGATCAGGTGGAGCTATGACCTTCAAATGCTTCGTGAAAGCTTCAGCAATGGTCATGCAGTCAACACAGCTGCCGTCTCACCGCAGGAGGCTGGATCAGTTGAACAGCATTCATTCAATCTCAGTTTCACAATCCAAAATGGCACCACACTTTTCTTTGCAGTTCAGTCTGAGGACGAACAAAATGCAATATCTGAAACCTCCAACATTGCTCAAGTTTCAAAGATCCTCCCTGATCCAAAACCCCCTGCAATATCAAACCCAGGCTTGAATTTGACAGTTCTAGTAATTTCTTTGTGTGTGGTAACTATAGTCATATGCTTTGTTGTTGCTGTAATCACATGGGCAGTGAAACGCAGAAAACGCCTTGGGTAA